In one window of Pseudobdellovibrionaceae bacterium DNA:
- a CDS encoding zinc ABC transporter substrate-binding protein, whose amino-acid sequence MIQSMSRLLLLSLILVPGKGHAKLKVMTTTTNLKSLVESVGGDQVEVESFSRGTQDPHYIEAKPSYMLKAAKADLLVSVGLDLEVGWLPLIVRGSRNPKIREGEKGHFVAGTFIETLEKPSGEISRADGDVHPEGNPHFLLDPENAVIVGEKLRDKLVELDVAHAEYYKTNFDSFSSKMQKHIKSWQKRLQGKGEIRVITYHKTLTYFFSRFGIKNISILEPKPGIPPTASHILDVMKKSKEAGVKLALVENYFDPTIAKRVAKDVSGMSVKVVPVSVGGEQEISSLVDLYDRLVGVIEDSI is encoded by the coding sequence ATGATACAATCAATGAGTCGCTTACTTTTGTTAAGCTTGATTTTAGTGCCAGGAAAAGGCCATGCAAAGTTAAAGGTCATGACCACCACAACAAATTTGAAAAGCCTCGTGGAGAGTGTGGGCGGAGATCAAGTAGAGGTGGAGTCTTTTAGCCGTGGAACGCAAGACCCTCACTACATCGAGGCGAAGCCTTCATACATGCTCAAAGCTGCCAAAGCAGATCTATTGGTGTCTGTGGGGCTCGATCTTGAAGTGGGGTGGTTACCGCTGATTGTTCGTGGTTCTCGAAATCCAAAAATACGTGAAGGGGAAAAGGGCCACTTTGTGGCCGGCACCTTCATTGAGACACTAGAAAAGCCATCAGGTGAAATCAGTCGGGCCGACGGTGATGTTCATCCAGAAGGAAATCCTCACTTTCTACTGGATCCAGAAAATGCCGTCATTGTGGGTGAGAAATTAAGAGACAAGCTGGTAGAGTTAGATGTCGCCCATGCAGAGTATTACAAGACAAATTTCGATAGTTTTTCAAGTAAGATGCAAAAACACATAAAAAGTTGGCAGAAGCGTTTGCAAGGCAAAGGGGAGATCCGAGTGATCACCTACCATAAAACCCTGACATACTTTTTTTCTAGGTTTGGCATCAAAAATATTTCCATTTTAGAGCCCAAGCCGGGCATTCCTCCAACGGCTAGCCATATTCTTGATGTGATGAAGAAATCAAAAGAGGCGGGAGTTAAGTTGGCCCTTGTTGAAAATTACTTTGACCCTACCATAGCTAAACGAGTGGCCAAGGATGTCAGTGGCATGAGCGTGAAGGTGGTGCCCGTATCTGTGGGTGGAGAACAGGAGATTTCGTCGTTAGTGGATCTTTATGACAGGCTTGTGGGTGTTATTGAGGATTCCATATGA
- a CDS encoding metal ABC transporter permease produces the protein MMEVINFFLPPFVMCLVLVGIHCYLGLHVLQRGVIFVDLSLAQVAGLGSTVALLFEIEHHSTGSYFISLAHTFAVAALFAWARKFEEKISQEVLIGIVYALASASVVLVVNNLSHGAEHIKEILVGHILWVTWADVIKTAAIYSVVAGVHYYFRKELLGASFAGRSSKNAKWDFLFFALFGVVITSSVGVAGILLVFSFLIVPALVSTFFQSGIRGRLIFGWAFGFVISILGMVMSYLGDWPAGAVLVVCFTVVPLLLLPFMGRLQVRVGGY, from the coding sequence ATGATGGAGGTCATCAATTTTTTTCTGCCCCCCTTTGTTATGTGTTTGGTACTTGTGGGGATCCATTGCTATTTGGGTCTTCACGTTTTGCAGCGGGGTGTGATTTTTGTAGATCTGAGTTTGGCCCAAGTGGCAGGACTTGGATCTACGGTGGCACTCCTTTTTGAAATTGAGCATCACTCCACGGGGAGCTACTTCATCTCACTGGCGCACACTTTTGCCGTGGCGGCACTGTTTGCATGGGCTAGGAAATTTGAAGAAAAGATCTCCCAAGAGGTTTTAATCGGAATAGTGTATGCCTTGGCGTCCGCTTCGGTGGTGTTGGTGGTGAACAACCTCTCTCACGGTGCTGAACATATAAAAGAAATTCTTGTGGGCCACATTTTGTGGGTAACATGGGCGGATGTGATTAAGACGGCGGCCATATATTCGGTTGTAGCCGGTGTTCACTATTATTTTAGAAAAGAACTTTTAGGGGCGAGTTTTGCAGGGCGGTCGAGTAAGAATGCGAAATGGGACTTTTTATTTTTTGCTCTCTTTGGTGTAGTGATCACCTCGTCAGTGGGAGTGGCGGGTATATTGTTGGTGTTTTCATTTTTGATTGTGCCAGCACTGGTAAGCACGTTTTTTCAAAGTGGAATTCGTGGTCGTCTTATCTTCGGCTGGGCTTTTGGTTTTGTTATTAGTATTTTAGGCATGGTGATGAGTTATTTAGGAGATTGGCCGGCAGGGGCCGTTTTGGTGGTGTGTTTTACTGTGGTGCCCCTTCTGCTTTTGCCATTTATGGGCCGGCTGCAGGTGCGGGTAGGGGGTTATTGA
- a CDS encoding PD40 domain-containing protein, with translation MEAKCRPTKMERYRKMSSYKNGTLPSRCLWSLVFGLTLSIFGCQLADNSIRGQVNASTDPGPLQVSSLTNAIYPGENLTLAVSGGKPPYQYALIEGSGNISPTTGVFTANNTLGENTVRVTDASGASVDLVIYTDPKKLLGDSDVSINFGSGMQIETDTLWIFALDIDNDGNMDLVSQNKTSGQTQVYASYPYVNIHPFGNTDTIKEIRMGNSFFDWKKYFLNTDTGSVIDLESYFTPADAIYFPEVTDDSLYILFLADISGDGRRLFMLPTDGSSGPVSLNNSNFTPGDHTHEFKLTPDQTKVVYSSNQDGHSGYSELFVVDLSNPTVVTPLSADIGSGGPRVTNLPNSFRISPDGQKVVFSGNESTYCDLFSANIDGTNHVKLKTGSGNTYDPLSSMIFKSDSTSVIFTGDFEVSSRDDLFTATIGNAGSGVRINQVGDAGGFLLYYGSSPAYVLSGDIYTFTIGSYDSLVAVTSTTASLQFQSMKFSPNLMKFSVLGITAGVYELYVSDYGVAGGTKMHANLPSHASVASNYNWLSNSSGVIYMADVAINGRYQLFFAPTDASGEVDLTENLLIDGSVSDHYLLSDDRIIFIANPENGKAQSLYIMNPDGTGLKKLSGRTTHDGEQITALEIAADELSLHYKSDRFVDGVYQLYELAIPAP, from the coding sequence ATGGAGGCAAAATGTCGTCCTACAAAAATGGAACGTTACCGCAAAATGTCGTCCTACAAAAATGGAACGTTACCGTCACGTTGCCTCTGGTCACTTGTTTTTGGCCTCACACTTTCTATTTTCGGCTGCCAGCTGGCCGATAACTCCATTCGTGGGCAGGTGAATGCCAGTACCGATCCGGGCCCTCTGCAAGTATCGAGTCTTACAAATGCCATCTATCCTGGCGAAAACCTTACCTTAGCTGTCTCCGGCGGAAAACCACCCTACCAATATGCTTTAATTGAAGGCAGTGGTAATATCTCACCCACTACCGGTGTGTTCACAGCCAACAACACCCTTGGCGAAAACACCGTCCGAGTGACCGATGCTTCGGGCGCCTCGGTCGATTTAGTTATCTATACAGATCCCAAAAAACTATTGGGCGACAGCGATGTGTCAATCAATTTCGGCTCAGGTATGCAGATTGAAACCGACACCCTTTGGATCTTCGCTCTAGACATTGATAACGACGGCAACATGGATCTTGTAAGTCAAAATAAAACCTCTGGCCAAACCCAAGTTTATGCCTCCTATCCGTACGTGAACATCCACCCCTTCGGCAACACGGATACAATAAAAGAAATCCGTATGGGAAACAGTTTTTTTGACTGGAAGAAATATTTTTTAAATACAGACACGGGATCGGTGATTGACCTTGAATCTTACTTTACTCCTGCAGATGCGATCTACTTCCCAGAGGTGACTGACGACAGTCTATACATTTTATTTCTTGCCGATATCTCCGGTGATGGAAGACGACTTTTTATGTTACCAACCGATGGAAGCAGCGGGCCCGTTTCACTGAATAACTCTAATTTCACTCCTGGAGACCACACTCATGAGTTCAAGTTAACGCCCGATCAAACCAAAGTTGTCTATTCTTCCAATCAAGACGGTCATTCTGGATATTCTGAACTTTTTGTGGTGGACTTGAGTAACCCCACAGTCGTGACACCGCTCAGTGCCGACATCGGTAGCGGCGGGCCGAGAGTGACAAATTTACCCAACTCCTTTCGCATCTCACCCGATGGTCAAAAAGTGGTGTTTTCAGGAAATGAATCCACCTACTGTGATCTGTTTTCCGCCAATATTGATGGCACTAATCATGTCAAATTAAAAACGGGCTCCGGCAATACCTATGATCCCTTGAGTTCCATGATTTTCAAATCTGATTCAACTTCAGTTATTTTTACGGGTGATTTTGAAGTGAGTAGTCGCGATGATCTATTCACAGCCACGATCGGCAACGCGGGCAGTGGCGTACGCATCAATCAGGTGGGCGACGCTGGAGGTTTTTTGCTTTATTACGGTTCTTCGCCGGCCTATGTACTGTCAGGAGATATCTACACTTTCACAATCGGCAGCTACGATAGTCTTGTGGCCGTCACCAGCACAACGGCCTCGCTACAGTTTCAGTCAATGAAATTCAGCCCCAATCTAATGAAATTTTCTGTTCTCGGCATCACTGCCGGAGTCTATGAACTTTATGTCTCTGACTATGGTGTGGCCGGCGGCACAAAAATGCATGCCAATCTTCCAAGTCATGCTAGTGTCGCCTCAAATTATAACTGGCTCAGCAACTCATCAGGCGTCATATACATGGCTGATGTCGCCATCAATGGAAGATACCAACTGTTTTTCGCACCAACCGACGCTAGCGGGGAAGTCGATCTGACCGAAAACCTGTTGATTGATGGTAGTGTCTCCGATCATTATTTACTTAGCGATGACCGCATCATATTTATCGCCAATCCCGAAAATGGCAAAGCTCAAAGCCTATACATCATGAACCCCGACGGCACGGGCCTTAAAAAACTCTCTGGACGAACCACCCACGACGGTGAGCAGATCACTGCGCTCGAAATCGCCGCTGACGAACTGAGTCTCCATTATAAATCCGATCGATTTGTCGACGGCGTCTATCAGCTGTATGAGCTTGCCATTCCGGCACCATGA
- a CDS encoding DDE-type integrase/transposase/recombinase: MRLNLDKLRREAKKFRKKDKILTLRLLALIELAKREHSGNLSDLDYELVGLEIGKSGRTVYRWRKSYLEGGHRKLTPRKAPGRQAQDITGWTAYHIRRWRKLCGWGAEVIQAHLKRYLGVELSLYRIHRFLKNAGLVGSKRRAKPASSHTTVVKVELPGVHTQIDVNWQTTLLENGKKCYVYNFVDHASRWEFKRAYEGYGHWETERFMIELLRAVPFWITSTQTDNGVEFTNKFVSRIDDPLPHILDELCDEHGIRHRLIPPGEKELNGLVERSHRMDDEELFHRARPQNIEQLNEYLEQYCQWKNSWRLRKALGWKSANEYLLQYPQVLKPGAKEKLLAADTQSETTMKAA; encoded by the coding sequence ATGCGTCTTAATTTAGATAAACTGCGAAGAGAAGCCAAGAAATTTCGAAAAAAAGATAAGATTCTCACTTTGAGACTACTTGCGTTGATAGAGCTAGCTAAAAGGGAACATTCTGGCAACCTTTCGGACTTAGACTATGAACTTGTGGGTCTGGAAATCGGTAAATCTGGCCGTACTGTTTATCGCTGGAGAAAGAGTTACCTCGAGGGTGGACACAGAAAACTAACGCCAAGAAAGGCACCAGGGCGACAAGCACAGGACATCACTGGCTGGACGGCTTATCACATCAGGCGATGGCGCAAACTCTGTGGTTGGGGCGCTGAGGTGATACAAGCCCACCTCAAACGTTACCTTGGAGTGGAGCTGTCACTGTATCGTATCCATCGGTTTTTGAAGAACGCGGGCCTTGTGGGCTCTAAGAGGCGTGCAAAGCCGGCGTCTAGCCACACCACCGTTGTGAAGGTAGAGTTGCCAGGAGTGCACACGCAGATCGATGTTAATTGGCAAACAACGCTCCTTGAAAACGGCAAGAAGTGTTACGTCTATAACTTCGTTGATCACGCATCGAGGTGGGAGTTTAAGAGGGCCTATGAAGGTTATGGTCACTGGGAGACTGAACGCTTTATGATTGAACTACTAAGAGCAGTGCCTTTTTGGATAACCAGCACTCAGACAGACAATGGCGTGGAATTTACGAATAAATTTGTCTCACGAATCGACGATCCTTTGCCGCATATTTTGGATGAACTATGCGATGAACACGGCATCAGGCACAGACTCATACCTCCAGGAGAAAAAGAGCTTAACGGGCTTGTAGAGCGTTCACACCGCATGGACGATGAAGAGTTGTTCCATCGAGCAAGACCGCAAAACATCGAACAGCTTAATGAATACCTCGAACAGTATTGCCAATGGAAAAACTCTTGGCGGCTCCGAAAAGCTCTCGGATGGAAGTCTGCTAACGAGTACCTCTTGCAGTACCCTCAAGTGCTAAAACCCGGGGCTAAAGAAAAATTATTGGCTGCCGATACCCAAAGTGAGACAACCATGAAGGCAGCCTAA
- a CDS encoding cation:proton antiporter: protein MLFILLIFLFLARSLGELANIVGQPALIGEISAGILIGLFARHYAEIFPFLSHISENNAFTLVTDLAIFFLMLEAGLEMAPKELTSSSLKSMSVAFFGTVLPLGLGLALGSYYIPDSPYKLAQVFFVGICLAVTAVPVTMKILADIGQQHTSLGRLIASAAIYDDLLSLFLLAALTGVVSTGKIITFEQITLIIGNAAIFVVITVLIGHFFYPRFWNQTFYKFKGRQFDFSILLLFGLAFSALSEFFGLHFIIGAFVAGLFFVTPKIVSSERHEDLKKAISGVTDGFLTPIFFVSVGLRFSFEAIWEFPTFVALLIFMAFIGKIVGCGGAAYFAGFKRNEAFAIGFGMNARGSVELIVVDVALRAGILTNPVPTPPLVSQLFSAVVTMALVTTLVTPFALKRLLQEKDVAERI from the coding sequence ATGTTGTTTATTCTATTAATTTTTCTTTTTCTGGCGCGAAGCTTGGGTGAGTTAGCCAATATTGTAGGGCAGCCCGCGTTGATCGGTGAAATCTCAGCTGGAATACTAATTGGCTTGTTTGCCCGTCACTATGCCGAAATATTTCCTTTTTTGTCTCATATTTCCGAAAACAATGCTTTCACTCTCGTTACAGACCTGGCTATTTTCTTCTTGATGCTTGAGGCCGGCCTTGAAATGGCTCCGAAAGAACTGACTAGCTCTTCTTTGAAATCTATGTCTGTGGCATTTTTTGGAACTGTTCTGCCTCTTGGTCTTGGTTTAGCTTTGGGATCATATTATATTCCTGATTCGCCCTATAAATTGGCACAGGTGTTTTTTGTCGGAATCTGTCTCGCGGTGACAGCAGTGCCTGTGACAATGAAAATACTTGCCGACATTGGACAACAACATACTAGTTTGGGGCGACTGATTGCCTCCGCAGCCATTTATGACGACCTCCTCAGCCTCTTTCTGCTCGCCGCTCTAACCGGCGTTGTTTCGACAGGAAAAATCATCACCTTTGAGCAAATTACTTTGATCATAGGCAACGCAGCTATTTTTGTTGTTATTACTGTTCTGATAGGTCACTTCTTTTATCCGAGATTTTGGAATCAGACTTTTTACAAATTCAAGGGTCGGCAGTTTGATTTTAGTATTCTGTTGTTATTCGGCTTAGCCTTTTCGGCTCTCAGCGAGTTTTTTGGTCTCCACTTTATTATTGGAGCATTTGTAGCGGGTCTGTTTTTTGTCACACCCAAAATAGTTAGTAGTGAACGGCACGAAGACTTGAAGAAGGCAATATCTGGTGTGACAGATGGTTTTTTGACTCCAATATTCTTTGTTTCAGTGGGTTTGCGGTTTAGTTTTGAAGCCATTTGGGAGTTTCCCACATTTGTTGCACTTCTTATCTTTATGGCTTTCATCGGTAAAATTGTCGGGTGCGGAGGAGCAGCGTATTTTGCAGGGTTTAAACGAAACGAGGCTTTTGCCATAGGTTTTGGTATGAATGCCCGAGGTTCAGTGGAGCTCATTGTTGTAGATGTCGCACTCAGGGCGGGAATTCTCACTAATCCAGTTCCTACGCCACCACTGGTGAGTCAGCTTTTCTCGGCAGTTGTGACAATGGCTTTGGTGACCACGCTTGTTACTCCTTTTGCATTGAAGCGGCTTCTGCAAGAAAAGGATGTTGCAGAACGTATCTAG
- a CDS encoding PAS domain S-box protein: MGKKKILSRNEKSPLKSERIQKQNPESNDQGEGSSDAQSLSFPVVGIGASAGGFDAASELFKRLPEKTGMAFVFIQHLDPNASSNLPEMLSYTTKIPVTAISNGMLLKPNNIYVMVPNTFIQLEKGAFKVTSRDEVPKAEYLPIDCFLCSLAQEQKNLSVGVILTGLGSDGSEGIKAICAEGGFTYAQDEASVAYASMPRRAVATGCIDLILPAEKIAEELEHLSKHPPVKHELNFVQELTKAKENLHEIIAGQEAANEELESFNKKILSSNEELQTAREEVQSSNKELSALVEELHCRNREIANINDDLNNILISSRIPVVILDAELCVRRFTQPATKLFRLVSADVGRSIRDIKLSIKLSDLEELSATVVDLMVPQMKQVCDDEGYWYSMNIHPYRASDNKVDGVVVSFEDIHAFKTSEFERERLLATIIRDSYDAVTIQDSVGRIALWNKGAKSMYGYSESEAVKMNIQDIIPEGKRKEELECLQKVIGGGVISSYETKRLTKDGRTLDVWLTITALTNEKGVVEFVATTERDITERKYGERIKALLDSSPAPMVISDEEGATVLVNLAAEKLFGYQHADLVGRKTSILFSDMCYKNEVSYFKSLLERRQKNGTQEIYGISKDGKEFPVEVCVVAIEISGKQVFSASLTDLTERKKVEKNLRESKVAADSASQAKTDFLANMSHEIRTPLAAIIGFSELLTNTFSPAQQKADYALRIQKNSHHLKQLIDDILDLTKIEAGKTEIENVRFSFVEELGEMFATLKSQAMAKGLEFMADLDGTLPLFIESDDTRLRQILFNIIGNAIKFTSQGKIEVRVRLENHTADENSEKKLLPTLVFTVQDTGSGIPPETQDRLFEPFLQATSPAAKKYKGTGLGLTLSRKLARAMGGDVTLIESSPGQGSTFVIKIVPGGIYELSEPAERENLKSGSLTDLLRESAKKFAGVRILVAEDSEDLQSLMRAVLQGLGAEVTFANDGREAEDKGRHSHFDLIFMDVHMPFVDGNEVTRRLRKSGIKTPIIAITASAMNEEQQKCLQSGCNECLPKPYEFNQIVSVIEKYIEKLES; encoded by the coding sequence ATGGGAAAAAAGAAAATTTTATCGAGGAATGAAAAGTCTCCACTAAAATCTGAAAGGATTCAAAAGCAAAACCCCGAGTCTAACGATCAGGGTGAGGGTTCGAGCGATGCCCAGTCATTGTCATTTCCCGTAGTCGGCATCGGAGCTTCAGCTGGCGGGTTTGATGCTGCCTCCGAACTGTTTAAACGGCTTCCGGAGAAAACCGGAATGGCCTTTGTTTTTATCCAACACCTTGATCCAAATGCTTCAAGCAATCTACCAGAAATGCTTTCTTATACGACAAAAATTCCAGTGACGGCGATTTCTAATGGAATGCTTCTTAAGCCAAATAATATTTATGTGATGGTTCCAAACACCTTCATTCAGTTGGAAAAAGGAGCCTTTAAAGTGACTTCTCGCGATGAAGTTCCAAAGGCTGAATATCTGCCCATTGATTGTTTCTTGTGTTCGTTAGCACAAGAGCAAAAAAATCTGTCCGTCGGTGTTATTCTTACAGGCTTGGGCTCAGATGGATCAGAAGGCATCAAGGCCATTTGTGCAGAGGGTGGATTTACCTATGCACAAGATGAAGCTTCAGTAGCTTACGCGAGTATGCCCAGAAGAGCGGTTGCAACGGGATGCATCGATTTGATTCTGCCAGCTGAAAAGATCGCTGAAGAACTCGAACATTTGTCCAAACACCCACCAGTAAAACATGAACTGAATTTCGTGCAGGAGCTGACTAAAGCCAAAGAAAATCTTCACGAAATAATTGCAGGACAAGAAGCAGCCAACGAGGAACTTGAATCTTTCAATAAAAAAATTCTCTCAAGCAATGAAGAATTGCAAACCGCAAGAGAAGAGGTCCAGTCGTCCAATAAAGAATTGAGTGCCCTTGTCGAAGAATTGCATTGCCGCAACAGAGAGATCGCTAATATCAATGATGATCTCAATAACATTCTGATTAGCTCTCGCATTCCCGTCGTGATTCTGGATGCTGAGCTCTGTGTTCGACGTTTCACCCAGCCGGCAACAAAGTTATTTCGCTTGGTTTCTGCCGACGTAGGCCGCTCGATTAGAGATATCAAGCTCTCAATTAAGCTTTCTGACCTCGAAGAATTATCGGCAACGGTTGTTGATCTTATGGTGCCTCAGATGAAACAAGTTTGTGACGATGAAGGGTATTGGTATTCGATGAATATTCATCCCTACAGAGCATCCGACAATAAAGTCGACGGTGTCGTCGTCTCATTTGAAGATATTCATGCATTTAAAACGTCAGAATTTGAACGAGAGCGCCTGTTGGCAACGATTATTCGGGATTCTTACGACGCTGTGACGATTCAAGACTCAGTGGGAAGAATCGCTTTGTGGAATAAAGGTGCCAAAAGCATGTACGGCTATAGTGAGTCTGAGGCCGTAAAAATGAATATCCAAGACATCATACCTGAAGGAAAACGTAAAGAGGAATTGGAGTGTTTGCAAAAGGTCATAGGTGGAGGCGTGATCTCGTCTTATGAAACAAAGCGATTGACGAAGGATGGACGCACGTTAGATGTTTGGCTGACGATTACGGCGCTGACAAATGAAAAGGGTGTTGTCGAGTTTGTTGCAACAACTGAACGGGATATTACTGAGCGTAAATATGGCGAGAGAATAAAAGCTTTGTTGGATTCTTCTCCCGCACCCATGGTGATTTCAGATGAGGAGGGAGCTACAGTTCTCGTTAATTTGGCAGCCGAAAAACTTTTTGGATATCAGCATGCTGACCTCGTTGGTAGGAAGACTAGCATTCTGTTTTCCGACATGTGTTACAAAAATGAGGTGAGTTATTTCAAATCACTGCTGGAGCGTCGTCAAAAAAACGGCACACAGGAGATTTATGGAATTTCGAAAGATGGCAAAGAATTTCCGGTGGAAGTCTGTGTTGTCGCCATTGAAATTTCAGGAAAGCAAGTTTTTTCGGCCAGTTTGACCGATCTAACTGAAAGAAAAAAGGTGGAAAAGAACCTTCGGGAGTCAAAGGTGGCCGCAGATTCGGCCAGTCAGGCAAAGACCGATTTTCTGGCCAATATGAGCCATGAAATACGTACACCTTTGGCGGCAATAATAGGCTTTTCAGAGTTACTCACTAACACCTTTTCACCGGCACAGCAAAAAGCTGATTATGCCCTACGGATTCAGAAAAATAGTCATCACTTGAAGCAGCTTATTGACGATATTTTAGACCTTACTAAGATTGAAGCTGGGAAAACGGAAATCGAAAATGTGCGCTTTTCTTTTGTCGAGGAACTGGGCGAGATGTTTGCCACTCTCAAGAGTCAGGCTATGGCAAAAGGCCTTGAATTTATGGCAGATCTTGATGGCACCCTGCCTCTATTTATTGAGTCGGATGATACCCGTTTGCGCCAGATTCTTTTTAACATCATAGGGAATGCTATAAAATTCACTTCACAGGGAAAAATCGAAGTAAGGGTTCGGCTCGAGAATCACACCGCTGATGAAAATTCCGAAAAGAAACTGCTCCCAACCCTCGTGTTTACTGTACAGGATACAGGTAGTGGTATTCCCCCCGAGACGCAAGATAGACTATTTGAACCGTTCCTTCAGGCAACGTCCCCTGCCGCAAAAAAGTATAAAGGCACAGGTCTTGGGTTGACACTATCGCGTAAATTGGCCCGTGCCATGGGAGGAGATGTAACACTTATTGAGAGTTCTCCCGGCCAAGGCAGTACTTTTGTCATTAAAATAGTCCCCGGAGGCATCTATGAACTTTCTGAACCTGCTGAGAGGGAGAATCTAAAGTCTGGAAGTCTTACTGATTTATTGAGAGAGTCGGCTAAAAAATTTGCAGGAGTGCGCATTCTTGTCGCGGAGGACTCAGAGGATCTTCAGAGCCTCATGAGAGCAGTGCTGCAAGGTCTTGGAGCTGAAGTTACTTTCGCTAACGACGGAAGAGAGGCCGAAGACAAAGGTAGACATAGTCACTTTGATTTGATTTTTATGGATGTCCATATGCCTTTCGTGGATGGAAACGAAGTTACCCGTCGACTTCGAAAATCTGGGATAAAAACGCCGATCATAGCTATTACAGCAAGCGCAATGAATGAGGAGCAACAAAAATGTCTTCAATCAGGATGTAATGAATGCCTGCCTAAGCCCTATGAATTTAATCAAATCGTCAGTGTGATTGAGAAATATATCGAGAAGCTTGAAAGTTGA
- the ltrA gene encoding group II intron reverse transcriptase/maturase translates to MNTNTARAKKRKSLHPQTIRVQHRLATQTKQGRKHWDLFRWLCDPFLLCDAIQRVIDNSGSAGLDGLGVEELKGKEWSYATKLSKQLKMKTYQPGPVRRVYIPKADGRERPLGIPNIEDRVVQTALLILLEPIYEQEFLPCSYGFRPNRRAVDCAADVANTVFKYRHVLDADIESFFDRVSHKKLIGMLKEQIVDPRILHLIHQILKTGFKEVNKPWQPTPEGTPQGGPLSPLLANIYLHYGLDKKVEDVKAQGLDIHLFRFADDFVIAARTKRDLDLASKWLNYWMREVKLTLKGSKTTRVNMKNRSRNHDAKFTFLGFKFHLRAFRDNPKRFWVARQPSEKARKQLHQALRKKLLPHHTLEQARKLAKEIWLGWANYFRYSNANRVFYREVRSVHKALVRYLRRKYRQQRRPVAWRRLWPLLRSLKIGFRPVRVIPDLVRQKQVQIHLF, encoded by the coding sequence ATGAACACAAATACCGCCCGGGCGAAGAAGCGCAAGTCCCTTCACCCGCAAACCATTCGAGTGCAACACCGACTGGCAACTCAAACAAAACAAGGGCGCAAACACTGGGATCTTTTCAGGTGGTTGTGTGACCCGTTCTTACTATGTGACGCCATACAAAGGGTGATCGATAACTCCGGCTCTGCCGGTCTCGATGGTCTGGGTGTGGAAGAACTTAAAGGTAAGGAATGGTCCTACGCCACGAAGCTTTCCAAACAGCTTAAAATGAAGACCTATCAACCAGGTCCGGTCCGCAGAGTCTACATCCCTAAAGCGGATGGCAGAGAGCGTCCCTTGGGAATACCTAACATCGAAGACCGGGTGGTGCAGACAGCTCTTCTCATTTTACTAGAGCCTATCTATGAGCAAGAGTTCCTGCCTTGCTCCTATGGGTTCCGACCGAATAGACGAGCCGTAGACTGCGCCGCAGATGTGGCAAACACGGTCTTCAAGTATCGCCACGTGCTAGATGCGGACATTGAGTCTTTCTTTGACCGCGTCTCACACAAAAAGCTCATTGGCATGCTCAAAGAGCAAATCGTCGATCCAAGAATCCTCCATCTTATCCACCAAATCCTCAAAACAGGATTTAAAGAGGTCAATAAACCCTGGCAGCCGACACCAGAAGGGACACCACAAGGTGGCCCCCTGTCGCCCCTGCTGGCCAATATTTACCTCCACTATGGATTGGATAAGAAAGTCGAGGATGTGAAAGCGCAAGGACTGGATATACATCTTTTTCGCTTCGCTGATGACTTCGTCATCGCGGCCAGAACAAAGAGGGATCTGGACCTTGCTAGTAAGTGGCTCAACTACTGGATGCGGGAAGTAAAGCTCACCCTTAAGGGATCAAAGACCACCAGGGTGAACATGAAAAACCGCAGCCGAAACCATGACGCCAAATTTACCTTCCTTGGGTTTAAGTTCCACTTAAGAGCATTCCGTGACAACCCCAAGCGTTTTTGGGTGGCCAGACAGCCCTCGGAGAAAGCCCGTAAGCAACTGCATCAGGCCTTAAGGAAAAAGCTTTTGCCCCACCACACTCTGGAGCAGGCTCGCAAGCTAGCAAAGGAGATATGGCTGGGCTGGGCCAACTACTTTAGGTACAGCAATGCCAATCGGGTATTTTACCGCGAGGTCAGGTCTGTTCACAAAGCTTTGGTGCGATACCTCAGACGCAAGTACCGCCAGCAACGACGTCCAGTGGCTTGGCGCAGGCTATGGCCACTATTGCGAAGTTTGAAGATCGGATTTCGCCCTGTTAGAGTCATTCCAGATTTAGTTCGCCAGAAACAAGTCCAAATACACTTGTTTTAA